A genome region from Thermoanaerobacterium xylanolyticum LX-11 includes the following:
- a CDS encoding glycosyltransferase family 2 protein — MISVIIPAYNEGKNIKDVLKVLEKINIIDETIVVNDGSTDDTEKVVSLFNVKLINLKTNLGKGAALKRGIQAANGDILVLLDADLIGFTPEHFNKLVKPVLDNKCDMAVGIFSSGRKRTDLAQKIAPFLSGQRTLKKDVLIDFINNSDVDILKYGIEVALTKYAKKKHLRVQHVQLENMTHVMKEEKLGFIKGFKARLMMYKDILKVWM, encoded by the coding sequence ATGATATCTGTAATTATTCCCGCATATAATGAAGGAAAAAATATAAAAGATGTTTTAAAAGTATTGGAAAAAATCAATATTATTGATGAAACGATAGTCGTAAATGATGGTTCAACAGATGATACTGAAAAAGTCGTTTCTCTTTTTAACGTGAAGCTTATAAATTTGAAAACAAATTTAGGGAAAGGTGCTGCTCTAAAAAGGGGTATTCAAGCTGCTAATGGAGATATCTTAGTTTTGCTTGATGCAGATCTTATAGGTTTTACTCCTGAGCATTTTAACAAATTAGTAAAACCTGTTTTGGATAATAAGTGCGATATGGCAGTTGGTATATTTTCATCTGGAAGGAAAAGAACTGATTTGGCACAAAAAATAGCTCCATTTTTGTCAGGACAGCGTACTTTAAAAAAAGATGTTCTTATAGATTTTATAAATAATAGTGATGTAGACATTTTAAAATATGGAATAGAAGTAGCGCTTACGAAATATGCCAAAAAAAAACATTTAAGAGTGCAGCATGTGCAGTTAGAAAATATGACGCATGTAATGAAAGAAGAAAAGTTGGGCTTCATTAAAGGTTTTAAAGCTAGGCTAATGATGTATAAAGACATTTTAAAGGTATGGATGTAA
- the ispG gene encoding flavodoxin-dependent (E)-4-hydroxy-3-methylbut-2-enyl-diphosphate synthase codes for MRKKTKEIKIGSVRIGGENPIAIQSMTNTDTRDVKKTVHQIKELESVGCDIVRVAVLDVVAAKAIEEIKKEIDIPIVADIHFDYRLALEAIKHGADKIRINPGNIGGDDKLKAVVDAAKDAGIPIRVGVNSGSLERDILNKYGGVTADGIVESALKSVSLLEKCGFYDIVVSLKTTNVPLTIESYKIISEKIDYPLHVGITEAGTIFSGTIKSAVGIGTLLYLGIGDTIRVSLTGNPIEEVRVGKQILKSLGLSKGGVEIISCPTCGRTKIDLIELAQKVEKATANIKQDIKVAVMGCAVNGPGEAKEADIGIAGGIGEGLIFKKGKIIKKVSEDKLFDEFIKELNDILKEKSL; via the coding sequence ATGAGGAAAAAAACAAAAGAAATAAAAATAGGAAGTGTACGTATAGGTGGAGAAAACCCGATTGCAATACAGTCCATGACTAATACTGACACAAGAGATGTAAAAAAAACCGTGCACCAAATTAAAGAACTTGAAAGTGTTGGTTGTGATATTGTACGTGTAGCTGTCCTTGATGTTGTTGCTGCAAAAGCCATTGAAGAAATAAAAAAAGAAATTGATATCCCTATTGTTGCCGACATACATTTTGATTATAGATTAGCTTTAGAAGCTATTAAGCATGGGGCGGATAAAATCAGGATAAATCCAGGCAATATTGGTGGAGATGATAAGCTTAAAGCAGTAGTAGATGCTGCTAAAGATGCAGGAATTCCCATAAGAGTAGGTGTAAATTCTGGTTCATTGGAAAGGGACATTTTAAATAAATATGGTGGTGTAACAGCGGATGGAATTGTTGAAAGTGCACTTAAAAGTGTATCTCTGTTAGAAAAATGCGGTTTTTACGATATAGTGGTATCTTTAAAGACCACTAATGTACCGTTGACAATTGAGTCGTATAAGATTATTTCTGAAAAGATAGATTATCCCCTTCATGTTGGCATTACGGAGGCCGGAACAATTTTTTCAGGAACTATAAAATCTGCTGTCGGGATTGGTACGCTACTGTATCTGGGTATTGGAGATACAATAAGAGTATCTTTGACGGGTAATCCTATTGAGGAAGTAAGAGTTGGAAAACAAATATTAAAATCTTTAGGATTATCAAAAGGAGGCGTAGAAATAATTTCCTGCCCAACATGTGGAAGGACCAAAATTGATCTGATAGAATTGGCTCAAAAAGTTGAAAAAGCAACGGCAAATATAAAGCAAGACATAAAAGTTGCTGTAATGGGATGTGCAGTCAACGGTCCAGGCGAAGCTAAAGAAGCAGATATAGGAATAGCCGGGGGAATTGGAGAAGGTCTTATTTTTAAAAAGGGAAAGATTATTAAAAAAGTATCAGAAGATAAGCTTTTTGATGAATTTATTAAGGAACTTAACGATATACTGAAGGAGAAATCATTATGA
- the rseP gene encoding RIP metalloprotease RseP: MVFFYVVISVIVLGILVTIHEFGHFIVAKLSGTKVNEFAIGFGPKIFSKKHGETEYSFRLMLFGGFCALAGEDEMSNDKRAVTNKPWYTRLGIFAAGPLMNILLTFIILIMVFYFVGSPVPIVSSTISGYPAEKAGIKPGDEIVMVNNTKINDWTTLQNIINSNNGVKLNFTIKRGNVTLKKSVIPIVDKNTAKPMIGIVPQYRRSLVLAVDSGVKQTIYFSKMIILSLYMLITGKVSTNDLMGPVGIVQAIGTEAKSGILNLMAFTALISVNLGLFNLLPFPALDGGRILFVLIEKIRGKPVDPEKEGFVHYIGFMLLIALILFATYKDLVRINILK, from the coding sequence GTGGTATTTTTTTATGTTGTTATAAGTGTAATTGTATTGGGCATTTTAGTTACGATTCATGAATTTGGACATTTTATAGTAGCAAAATTGTCTGGCACAAAAGTTAATGAATTTGCTATTGGTTTTGGGCCGAAGATATTTTCAAAAAAACATGGTGAAACAGAATATTCGTTTAGATTAATGCTTTTTGGTGGTTTTTGTGCTTTAGCAGGTGAAGATGAAATGTCTAATGATAAAAGAGCTGTAACCAATAAACCTTGGTACACAAGGCTTGGCATTTTTGCGGCTGGTCCTTTGATGAATATATTATTAACTTTTATAATTTTAATTATGGTTTTCTATTTTGTTGGAAGTCCAGTTCCAATTGTCAGTTCTACCATAAGTGGTTATCCTGCAGAAAAGGCTGGTATAAAGCCGGGAGATGAAATAGTGATGGTAAACAATACTAAAATAAATGATTGGACTACATTGCAGAACATTATAAATTCAAACAATGGAGTAAAATTAAATTTTACAATTAAAAGGGGAAATGTTACTTTAAAAAAGTCTGTTATACCGATAGTTGACAAAAACACTGCAAAGCCAATGATAGGTATAGTACCACAGTATCGAAGGTCTTTAGTATTAGCTGTCGATAGCGGCGTAAAACAAACTATTTATTTTTCAAAAATGATAATTTTATCTCTTTACATGTTAATAACTGGTAAAGTTTCAACAAATGATTTGATGGGGCCAGTTGGTATAGTTCAAGCTATTGGCACAGAGGCAAAATCTGGCATACTGAATTTAATGGCATTTACTGCACTTATAAGCGTAAATTTAGGGTTGTTTAACTTACTGCCGTTTCCAGCATTAGATGGTGGTAGGATTCTATTCGTGCTGATAGAAAAAATTAGAGGAAAACCTGTCGATCCCGAAAAAGAAGGATTTGTCCATTATATAGGTTTTATGTTGCTTATTGCGCTTATACTTTTTGCTACATATAAAGATTTGGTTAGGATAAATATTTTAAAATAA
- the dxr gene encoding 1-deoxy-D-xylulose-5-phosphate reductoisomerase — protein sequence MKNIVVLGSTGSIGTQTLDVVRKSKEFRVIGLTCYNNIDLIKQQIDEFKPQFVAVKDESSAKKLKEIVDTNTVILSGDDGINEVASLSNVQTVVVAIEGIAALIPTIKAIETGHNIALANKECLVTGGHIIKKLAIEKNINIFPVDSEHNAIYQCIQSGKKEFVNKLIITASGGPFRGKTLSDLKSVTVEEALNHPNWKMGKKITIDSATLMNKGFEVIEAKWLFDVPLEKIEVVVHKESIIHSMVEFIDGSIIAEMATADMRIPIQYALNFPNRVYVEGVRYLDIAKIGSLSFEKPDVNTFRCLQLAYDALEEGGTMTTVLNTADEVAVQLFLERVISFNDIPYIIEKYMNNHKNIINPELNDIIEVDKEIREKIKREYMR from the coding sequence ATGAAAAATATTGTCGTTTTAGGTTCTACAGGTTCGATTGGAACTCAAACACTTGATGTGGTAAGGAAATCAAAAGAATTTCGTGTTATAGGACTTACATGTTATAATAATATTGATCTTATAAAGCAACAAATTGATGAATTTAAACCGCAATTTGTTGCTGTTAAGGATGAATCGTCTGCAAAAAAGTTAAAAGAAATTGTGGACACTAATACAGTGATTCTCTCTGGTGATGATGGAATAAACGAGGTAGCTTCTCTTTCAAATGTTCAGACTGTTGTTGTGGCCATTGAAGGCATAGCAGCGCTTATTCCTACTATAAAGGCGATTGAAACAGGGCATAACATTGCACTTGCTAATAAAGAATGTTTAGTCACTGGTGGGCACATAATTAAGAAACTGGCAATTGAAAAAAACATAAATATATTTCCTGTTGACAGTGAACACAATGCGATTTACCAATGTATTCAATCTGGAAAAAAAGAATTTGTAAATAAATTGATTATAACTGCATCTGGAGGACCCTTTAGAGGAAAAACATTAAGCGATTTAAAATCCGTGACAGTTGAAGAAGCTTTAAATCATCCTAATTGGAAGATGGGCAAAAAAATAACAATCGATTCTGCCACACTTATGAATAAAGGGTTTGAGGTAATAGAAGCTAAATGGCTTTTTGATGTGCCATTAGAAAAAATAGAAGTTGTTGTGCATAAAGAAAGCATAATCCATTCAATGGTAGAGTTTATTGATGGAAGCATTATTGCAGAAATGGCTACTGCCGATATGAGGATACCGATACAGTACGCTTTAAATTTCCCCAACAGGGTATACGTGGAAGGTGTACGATATTTAGATATTGCCAAGATTGGAAGTCTATCATTTGAAAAACCAGATGTTAATACTTTTAGATGCCTCCAACTGGCATATGATGCATTGGAAGAAGGCGGAACAATGACAACAGTTTTAAATACAGCAGATGAAGTAGCAGTTCAATTGTTTTTAGAAAGAGTAATTTCGTTTAATGATATTCCTTATATAATAGAAAAATATATGAATAATCATAAAAACATCATTAATCCTGAATTAAATGATATAATAGAAGTAGATAAAGAAATAAGGGAAAAAATTAAGCGTGAATATATGAGGTGA
- a CDS encoding phosphatidate cytidylyltransferase, which yields MLKKRIFSAVIGLPLVFAALIMGGWYLRLFLVAISLIGLYEFYAVFKNTEIKPINFMGYVAVLFFYIFGYTYDSIDLFVILSVVIFSIPVVLHRYNLKDTSITIMGIIYVIFFSYIGKIRDIKDGYLLVWLIFIISWLTDTFAYFIGKRIGKNKLCPSISPNKTFEGSVGGVIGSLLGCLLFTYLFRGKLEINYYYIIFLSVIGSIVAQIGDLFASFIKRNCNTKDFSKIIPGHGGILDRFDSILFVSPCIYIFFTYLNR from the coding sequence ATGTTAAAAAAAAGGATATTTAGTGCGGTAATAGGGCTTCCTTTGGTTTTTGCGGCATTAATCATGGGGGGCTGGTATCTTAGGCTTTTTTTAGTAGCTATCAGTCTTATTGGATTGTACGAGTTTTACGCGGTGTTTAAAAATACAGAAATAAAGCCTATAAATTTTATGGGCTATGTGGCTGTTTTATTTTTTTATATTTTTGGCTATACCTATGATTCTATAGATCTTTTTGTGATTTTGTCTGTAGTAATATTTTCTATCCCAGTTGTACTTCATAGATATAATTTGAAAGATACTTCCATAACAATTATGGGAATCATATATGTCATTTTTTTCTCGTACATAGGGAAAATAAGGGATATTAAAGACGGTTACTTGCTTGTATGGCTTATATTTATCATTTCTTGGCTGACAGATACTTTTGCATATTTCATAGGTAAACGCATCGGTAAAAATAAATTATGTCCATCAATTAGTCCTAACAAGACTTTTGAAGGTTCGGTTGGTGGAGTAATAGGTTCGTTGTTAGGGTGCCTTTTGTTTACATATTTATTTAGAGGAAAGCTAGAAATAAATTATTATTATATCATCTTTTTAAGCGTTATAGGCAGCATAGTAGCTCAAATAGGTGATCTTTTTGCGTCGTTTATAAAACGAAATTGCAACACGAAAGATTTTAGCAAAATTATTCCTGGGCATGGCGGGATATTGGATAGATTTGATAGTATTCTTTTCGTATCTCCTTGTATTTACATATTTTTCACGTATTTAAACAGATGA
- a CDS encoding isoprenyl transferase yields the protein MGFIKKRQKNFDEEIEKKLDKNNVPKHVAIIMDGNGRWAKKRGFIRTLGHRAGMEAVRRIVKASSEIGIKYLTLYAFSTENWKRPVDEVNGLMDLLIEYLGREVNELNENNVKLNFIGDLSMIPEKCRIKIKESEEITKNNTGLTLNIALNYGGRSEIVRAFKMIGSSLLSGKIDLNDIDENVIADNLYTSGQPDPDLIIRPSGELRISNFMLWQSAYSELWFSDVLWPDFEKKHLLQAIFDYQKRNRRFGGI from the coding sequence ATGGGGTTTATCAAAAAACGACAAAAAAATTTTGATGAGGAGATAGAGAAAAAACTTGATAAAAACAATGTTCCAAAGCATGTGGCAATAATAATGGATGGAAATGGTAGATGGGCGAAAAAGAGAGGTTTCATAAGAACACTTGGACATAGGGCTGGTATGGAAGCTGTAAGGCGAATTGTTAAAGCATCATCTGAAATCGGAATTAAGTATCTGACTTTATACGCATTTTCGACAGAAAATTGGAAAAGGCCTGTAGATGAAGTTAATGGATTGATGGACTTACTTATAGAGTATTTAGGTCGCGAAGTAAATGAATTGAATGAAAACAATGTGAAATTAAACTTTATTGGCGATTTATCAATGATACCTGAAAAATGTAGAATCAAGATAAAAGAGTCCGAGGAAATAACTAAAAACAATACTGGTCTTACTTTAAATATTGCCTTAAATTATGGTGGTAGAAGTGAAATAGTTAGAGCATTTAAAATGATAGGCAGTTCTTTATTGAGCGGCAAAATTGATTTAAATGACATTGATGAAAATGTTATTGCTGATAATTTATATACATCAGGACAACCAGACCCTGATTTGATTATAAGACCAAGCGGAGAATTGCGAATTAGCAATTTTATGCTTTGGCAGTCTGCATACTCCGAATTATGGTTTTCTGATGTCTTATGGCCAGATTTTGAAAAAAAGCACCTTTTACAGGCTATATTTGATTACCAAAAGCGAAATAGACGTTTTGGTGGCATATGA
- the frr gene encoding ribosome recycling factor, producing the protein MDDLLKSTEEKMKKSIAVLKNELMSIRAGRANPALLDRISIDYYGTMTPINKLATITAPEPKIIIIQPWDTSKISEIEKAIQKSDLNINPTSDGKIIRLVFPDLTEERRKELVKLVHKKGEEAKVAVRQIRRDANDAIKKMDKNGEISEDEKLKSEENVQKLTDKYIKEIDKILEQKEKEIMEI; encoded by the coding sequence ATGGATGATTTGTTAAAAAGCACTGAAGAAAAAATGAAAAAGTCAATTGCAGTTTTAAAAAATGAATTGATGTCTATAAGGGCTGGCAGGGCTAATCCTGCACTTTTAGACAGAATATCAATTGACTACTATGGTACCATGACTCCAATAAATAAGTTAGCAACAATTACGGCACCAGAACCAAAGATTATAATTATTCAACCGTGGGACACATCCAAAATATCTGAAATTGAAAAAGCAATTCAAAAATCAGATTTAAACATTAATCCTACTTCTGATGGCAAAATAATCAGATTAGTTTTTCCTGATTTGACAGAAGAGAGAAGGAAAGAGCTTGTTAAATTAGTTCATAAAAAAGGTGAAGAAGCTAAGGTCGCAGTGAGGCAGATTAGAAGAGATGCCAATGATGCTATTAAAAAGATGGATAAAAATGGTGAGATTTCGGAAGATGAAAAATTAAAAAGCGAAGAAAATGTACAAAAACTTACGGATAAGTATATTAAGGAAATAGACAAAATTTTGGAGCAGAAGGAAAAGGAGATAATGGAGATTTGA
- the pyrH gene encoding UMP kinase — MSVKYKRIILKISGEALSGSTGYGIDFETVNLIADQIKEVKEMGVQIGVVIGGGNIWRGREGVGMDRTTADHMGMLATVINSLALQDALERRGVETRVQTAIEMRQIAEPYIRRRAIRHLEKGRVVIFAAGTGNPFFSTDTTASLRAAEIDAEVILLAKKVDGVYDKDPVKHKDATKFDKLTYLDVLNRGLGVMDSTATSLCMDNNIPIIVFNLTVPGNIKNVIMGQKIGTIVKEG; from the coding sequence ATGTCTGTGAAATACAAACGAATAATATTAAAAATTTCAGGAGAAGCTTTGTCTGGCAGCACAGGTTACGGTATCGATTTTGAAACTGTAAATTTAATTGCTGATCAAATAAAAGAAGTAAAAGAAATGGGCGTTCAAATAGGCGTTGTAATTGGAGGTGGTAATATATGGAGGGGTAGAGAAGGAGTAGGAATGGATAGGACTACCGCTGATCATATGGGAATGCTTGCTACAGTCATTAATTCTCTTGCTTTGCAAGATGCTCTAGAGCGAAGAGGCGTAGAAACGAGGGTTCAAACTGCCATTGAGATGAGGCAGATTGCTGAACCGTATATTCGACGGAGGGCAATAAGGCATCTTGAAAAAGGAAGGGTTGTGATTTTTGCAGCTGGCACTGGTAATCCTTTCTTCTCTACCGATACGACAGCATCTTTAAGAGCTGCTGAGATAGATGCGGAAGTGATTCTTCTTGCTAAGAAAGTAGATGGAGTCTACGATAAGGACCCTGTTAAACATAAAGATGCTACCAAGTTTGATAAGTTGACATATCTTGATGTGCTTAACAGAGGACTTGGGGTGATGGACTCTACAGCAACTTCTCTATGTATGGACAATAATATTCCAATTATCGTGTTTAATTTAACTGTACCAGGAAACATTAAGAATGTGATAATGGGCCAAAAAATAGGAACGATTGTCAAGGAGGGATAG
- the tsf gene encoding translation elongation factor Ts, whose translation MISAQQVKELRERTGAGMMDCKRALTDSNGDIEKAIDILRERGLAAAAKKAGRVANEGLVESYIHGGGRIGVLVEVNCETDFVANTDDFKTFVKEICMQIAAANPQYIKREDVPQEVIEKEREILKAQSLNEGKPAQVIDRIIEGRLEKFYKENCLLEQLYIRDDSKTIKDLLNELIAKLGENIIIRRFVRFERGEGIENSQEEE comes from the coding sequence ATGATTTCTGCACAACAAGTTAAAGAACTTAGAGAGCGTACTGGGGCAGGCATGATGGATTGCAAAAGAGCGCTTACTGATTCTAATGGTGATATTGAAAAAGCAATTGATATATTAAGAGAAAGAGGATTAGCAGCCGCTGCTAAAAAGGCTGGCAGAGTTGCAAATGAAGGATTAGTAGAATCGTACATTCATGGTGGTGGCAGAATTGGTGTTCTTGTTGAAGTAAATTGTGAAACAGATTTTGTCGCCAATACAGATGATTTTAAAACTTTTGTAAAAGAAATATGCATGCAAATCGCTGCAGCAAATCCGCAGTACATAAAAAGAGAAGATGTACCACAAGAAGTTATTGAAAAAGAAAGGGAAATTTTAAAGGCACAATCATTAAATGAAGGTAAACCAGCTCAAGTGATTGACAGAATAATTGAAGGAAGACTCGAAAAATTCTATAAAGAAAATTGCCTATTAGAACAATTGTATATAAGAGATGATAGCAAGACGATAAAAGACTTATTAAATGAATTGATTGCTAAACTTGGTGAAAATATAATAATAAGAAGATTTGTGAGATTTGAAAGAGGAGAAGGTATTGAAAATTCTCAAGAAGAAGAATAA
- the rpsB gene encoding 30S ribosomal protein S2, whose protein sequence is MSVISMKQLLEAGVHFGHQTRRWNPKMAPYIFTERNGIYIIDLQKTVKKIEEAYDFIKEVVSNDGTVLFVGTKKQAQDSVKEEAERCGMYYVNQRWLGGMLTNYKTIRSRVERLKELKKMEEDGTFEVLPKKEVIKLRKEKEKLQKYLGGIENMNSLPSVLFVVDPKKEAIAIAEAKNLDIPIVAIVDTNCDPEEVDYPIPGNDDAIRAVKLIASKIADAVIEAKQGEQLTAVEE, encoded by the coding sequence ATGTCAGTTATATCAATGAAACAATTATTAGAAGCAGGTGTACATTTCGGTCATCAAACAAGAAGATGGAATCCTAAGATGGCTCCTTATATTTTTACCGAGAGAAATGGAATATATATTATAGATCTTCAAAAAACGGTAAAAAAGATAGAGGAAGCATACGATTTTATAAAAGAGGTTGTTTCGAATGATGGTACTGTCTTATTTGTAGGTACAAAGAAACAAGCCCAGGATTCTGTTAAAGAAGAAGCAGAAAGATGCGGAATGTACTATGTAAATCAAAGATGGCTTGGCGGAATGTTGACAAATTACAAGACAATTAGAAGCAGGGTTGAAAGACTTAAAGAGTTAAAGAAGATGGAAGAGGATGGCACATTTGAAGTTTTACCCAAAAAAGAGGTTATAAAGCTTAGAAAAGAAAAGGAAAAACTTCAAAAGTATTTAGGTGGAATAGAAAACATGAATAGTCTTCCATCGGTACTTTTTGTGGTTGATCCTAAGAAAGAAGCAATTGCCATCGCTGAAGCTAAAAATCTCGATATTCCTATCGTTGCAATTGTTGATACAAATTGTGATCCTGAAGAAGTAGATTATCCTATACCGGGCAACGATGATGCGATTCGTGCGGTAAAATTAATAGCTTCAAAAATAGCTGATGCTGTAATTGAGGCTAAACAGGGTGAACAATTAACTGCGGTTGAAGAGTAA
- a CDS encoding DUF342 domain-containing protein, whose product MCDLKYSCKLEISSDKMAAFLIVENISNDGIVLNKDNIYELLRSHNVVFGIIENVIDKICKSPNINERYLIAQGKKPINGKDGRVEYLIDFESNAEPKVLEDGRVDYKELQIFKSVKKDEIIARKVDPEDGIDGMNVNGEIVKANKGKEAKLPLGKNTYINDGCLYSSIDGHISKKDQKVNVNPIIELKDVNASTGNVRTFASIKIYNNISSGYKIESDGDVEIYGVVEGSTISAKGNVIIHKGIQGNGKAKIISGGKVVSKYLQNCEVIAEDDVVSEAIMYSTVKTNSCVKLIGNKGVIVGSVVIATREIEAINVGSKMFVHTELIVGEPPEKRKRKEEISKKISENEKSIDGLNKIVSYLTKLGVPDDKRAIYEKTLKSLLQLEAENKSLLDEYRELNSNNDESFGIIKVYDTVYPGTKITIDDVSRKIKEPVKYVTFMRNGADIDILPIG is encoded by the coding sequence ATGTGTGATTTAAAATATTCTTGCAAATTGGAAATATCGTCGGACAAAATGGCCGCATTTTTAATAGTTGAAAATATTTCAAACGATGGTATTGTTTTGAATAAAGATAATATTTACGAGCTTTTAAGATCTCATAACGTAGTTTTTGGGATAATTGAAAATGTCATCGATAAAATTTGCAAGTCCCCCAATATTAACGAACGTTATTTAATTGCACAAGGTAAAAAGCCTATAAATGGGAAAGATGGACGTGTTGAGTATTTAATCGATTTTGAGAGCAATGCTGAACCAAAAGTGCTTGAAGATGGAAGAGTGGATTATAAAGAGCTGCAAATATTTAAAAGTGTGAAAAAGGATGAAATCATAGCCCGAAAGGTAGATCCTGAAGACGGTATAGACGGTATGAACGTAAATGGAGAAATAGTCAAAGCAAATAAAGGCAAAGAAGCAAAATTGCCATTAGGCAAAAACACATATATTAATGATGGATGTCTTTATTCCTCTATTGATGGACATATTTCTAAAAAAGATCAAAAAGTAAATGTAAATCCTATAATTGAGTTAAAAGATGTCAATGCTTCGACAGGAAATGTCAGAACTTTTGCAAGCATTAAAATCTATAACAACATAAGTTCTGGTTATAAGATAGAAAGCGATGGAGATGTGGAAATATATGGTGTTGTAGAAGGTTCTACAATATCTGCGAAAGGAAATGTAATAATTCATAAAGGCATTCAAGGCAATGGTAAGGCAAAAATTATCTCAGGGGGGAAAGTTGTATCGAAGTATTTACAAAATTGTGAAGTAATAGCTGAAGATGATGTCGTAAGTGAAGCCATAATGTACAGCACAGTGAAGACAAATAGTTGTGTTAAGTTAATTGGAAACAAAGGTGTAATCGTTGGCAGTGTAGTTATAGCAACACGAGAAATAGAAGCAATAAACGTTGGTTCTAAAATGTTTGTACATACTGAGTTAATAGTCGGAGAACCACCTGAAAAGAGAAAGAGAAAAGAAGAAATATCTAAAAAAATATCTGAAAATGAAAAATCCATAGACGGATTAAATAAAATCGTTTCATATTTAACGAAATTAGGTGTGCCGGATGATAAAAGAGCCATTTATGAAAAAACTCTTAAGTCTTTGTTACAGTTGGAAGCTGAGAATAAGTCCTTGTTGGATGAATATAGAGAATTAAATTCAAATAATGATGAATCATTTGGTATAATTAAAGTATATGATACGGTTTATCCGGGAACAAAAATAACTATAGACGATGTATCTAGAAAGATAAAAGAGCCTGTAAAATATGTTACTTTTATGAGAAATGGTGCGGATATAGACATATTGCCAATAGGGTAA
- a CDS encoding sigma-70 family RNA polymerase sigma factor encodes MSLLEQDLWDKYEKQKDGSSKEDIIIKYMPLVKHIVKRICLSELSKEDTDDLISQGMIGLIDAVNKYDVSKGVKFETYASIRIKGEIIDYLRKKDWIPRSLKKRYKSIEKTIEQLEQEYKREPTIEEIMEATKLSKNDVLKTLSYMNAGYISSLDEVIENNLKITSITDNEVTNPENEVMMFDLKQNISKAIDTLQEKERLIISLYYYEDLNYKEISKIMGLTESRISQIHSKAIKKLKEKLSDLL; translated from the coding sequence ATGTCTCTACTCGAACAAGACTTATGGGATAAATATGAAAAGCAAAAAGACGGAAGTTCCAAGGAAGACATCATAATCAAATATATGCCACTTGTTAAGCATATAGTCAAGAGAATTTGCTTGTCAGAATTAAGCAAAGAAGATACTGATGATCTTATAAGCCAAGGAATGATTGGGTTAATCGATGCAGTTAATAAATATGATGTTTCAAAGGGTGTAAAGTTTGAGACATATGCGTCGATAAGAATAAAGGGAGAGATAATTGATTATTTAAGAAAAAAAGACTGGATTCCGAGAAGTCTAAAAAAACGATATAAAAGCATTGAAAAAACAATTGAACAATTAGAACAGGAATACAAAAGAGAACCTACTATTGAAGAAATTATGGAGGCAACAAAGTTATCAAAAAATGACGTTTTAAAGACTTTAAGTTATATGAATGCGGGTTACATAAGTTCTTTAGATGAAGTGATTGAGAACAATTTGAAAATTACTTCAATTACAGACAACGAAGTTACAAATCCTGAAAATGAAGTAATGATGTTTGACTTGAAGCAGAATATTTCTAAGGCTATTGATACGCTACAGGAAAAAGAAAGATTGATTATTTCATTGTATTACTATGAGGATTTGAACTATAAAGAAATTAGTAAAATAATGGGATTGACGGAATCTAGAATATCACAAATTCATTCAAAAGCCATAAAAAAGTTAAAGGAAAAGCTAAGTGACTTGCTGTAA